CGCAGCGAGGCGACCGTCCGCAGGTTGTCGAGCGCCGGCGCGGCCTCCCGCGCGAGGGCGCGTCCCAGTTCCGGGGCGTCCTCGCCGAACGACTCGCCGGCGCCGGCGACGACCAGCAACAGACCGGAGCAGCCGCCGCCCGCGCCGAGCGGAATCAGCAGCCCGGGCCCGAGCTGTTCGGCGATTCCGGGGGCGGCGTTCTCGGCGAGCAGCACCCGCGCCTGCTCGAGGACCGCCGGACCGTGCGGCGCGAGATGCCAGATCAGCCCCGCGTCGAGCGACGGCAGGTCGCGGGCAAGATCGGCCGGCTCGCGCCGCCCGACGGCGGCGGCGCACTCCAGGTCCTCGCCCGAATCGCCGAGCAGGTAGCCGAGCGCCCAGGCGCCGCCGAGAAGGTCGAGCGCGCCCCGCGCCAGTTCCTCGAGGCAACCCCGCGGATCGAGCCGCCGGGTCGCGGCGAGCGCCGCCTCGAGCAGACGCGGATCCGCGGGACGCGCTTCGCCCATCGCCTCAGTCCTCCTGCTTCTTCTTGCCCATGATCGCGCTCAGCAGATCGACCGGGACCGGGAAGACGATGACCGAGTTCTTCTCGGCGCCGATCTCGGTGAGCGTCTGCAGGTAGCGCAGCTGGAGCGTCATCGAGTTCTGCGACATTTGCGTCGCCGCCTCGGTCAGCTTCGTCGCCGCCTCGAACTCGCCCGCCGCGTGGGTGATCTTGGCCCGCTTCTCGCGTTCGGCCTCGGCCTGGCGGGCCATCGCGCGCCGCATCTCTTCCGGCAGGTCCACCTGCTTCACCTCGACCGAGGACACCTTGATGCCCCACGCCTCGGTGTGCTTGTCGAGGATGTCGGCCAGCTGCGTGTTGAGCCGGTCCCGCTCGGCGAGCAGCCCGTCCAGCTCGACCTGGCCGAGAACGGAGCGGAGCGTCGTCTGCGAGAACTGGCTCGTGGCGTAGTTGTAGTTCTCGACGTTGACGATCGCCTGCCGCGGGTTGAAGACGCGGAAGTAGACGACCGCGTTGACCTTGACCGACACGTTGTCCCGCGTGATCACGTCCTGCGGCGGGATGTCGAGCACGACGGTCCGCAGCGAGACGCGGACCATCCGGTCGATCACCGGGATCAGGAAGAACAGGCCCGGGCCGTAGTCGCGGGCGCGCAGCCGGCCGAGGCGGAAGACGACGCCCCGCTCGTACTCCGGCAGCACGCGGATCGACTGCGAGATCAGGAAGATCGCGACGATGATCAGGACGATCAGCCCCGGACCGACGGCGGTGACGAACTCACTCATTCCCTTCTCCCTCCGGCCGCGTCCGCGGCCCTTCCGCGTCGCGCGGCGCCGCGTCGGCCCGCTCGACGACGAGAACCA
The bacterium genome window above contains:
- a CDS encoding slipin family protein; translated protein: MSEFVTAVGPGLIVLIIVAIFLISQSIRVLPEYERGVVFRLGRLRARDYGPGLFFLIPVIDRMVRVSLRTVVLDIPPQDVITRDNVSVKVNAVVYFRVFNPRQAIVNVENYNYATSQFSQTTLRSVLGQVELDGLLAERDRLNTQLADILDKHTEAWGIKVSSVEVKQVDLPEEMRRAMARQAEAEREKRAKITHAAGEFEAATKLTEAATQMSQNSMTLQLRYLQTLTEIGAEKNSVIVFPVPVDLLSAIMGKKKQED